A single Vicinamibacteria bacterium DNA region contains:
- a CDS encoding diguanylate cyclase produces the protein MGEQGQVGGKQAVSRGSVLVVDDSRLVRTVVGHHLKAAGFSVDEADNGQTAMHILSKGSYDVIITDLKMPELDGFGVLAAVKRLGLSVEVIILTGAHAQDMSSAVRALRLGAHDYLTKPPASGDEVILTVERAVEKKRLRDENKRLLHELESLSRTDALTGVPNRRAFDQALMQETARARRYGSALGVVVLDIDHFKKVNDTHGHQGGDEVLRSFARTVAGELREGDVLFRYGGEEFVALLPYADQAGAVKAAERLVKAVGASPIRVGSTMVNVTTSAGVAALASSDADGLSLVARADNALYEAKRNGRNQVQASAPRLTLVERAAS, from the coding sequence ATGGGCGAGCAAGGTCAGGTCGGCGGCAAGCAGGCAGTGAGTCGCGGCAGCGTTCTCGTGGTGGACGATTCCCGATTGGTCCGAACCGTCGTGGGGCACCATCTAAAGGCCGCCGGATTCAGCGTCGATGAGGCCGACAACGGCCAGACCGCCATGCACATCCTCTCCAAGGGCAGCTACGACGTCATCATCACGGACCTGAAGATGCCCGAGCTGGATGGTTTCGGGGTGTTGGCGGCGGTGAAGCGCCTTGGCCTCTCCGTCGAGGTGATCATCCTGACCGGGGCCCATGCCCAGGACATGAGCAGCGCCGTGCGGGCCTTGCGGCTCGGCGCTCATGACTACCTCACCAAGCCTCCGGCCAGCGGCGACGAGGTGATACTCACGGTGGAGCGCGCGGTGGAGAAGAAGCGCCTGCGCGACGAGAACAAGAGGCTGCTGCACGAGCTCGAGTCCTTGAGCAGGACCGACGCCCTCACCGGCGTGCCCAACCGCCGCGCCTTCGACCAGGCCCTGATGCAGGAGACGGCGCGCGCCCGCCGCTACGGCAGCGCACTGGGCGTGGTCGTGCTCGACATCGACCACTTCAAGAAGGTCAACGACACCCACGGCCATCAGGGGGGGGACGAGGTCCTCCGCTCCTTCGCCCGAACGGTCGCCGGCGAGCTGCGGGAGGGGGACGTTCTCTTCCGCTACGGGGGCGAGGAGTTCGTCGCCCTCCTCCCCTACGCCGACCAGGCGGGAGCGGTGAAGGCCGCGGAGCGGCTCGTGAAGGCGGTGGGAGCATCGCCCATCCGCGTGGGATCGACCATGGTCAACGTCACCACCAGCGCCGGAGTTGCTGCTCTGGCCAGCTCCGACGCGGACGGACTGAGCCTGGTTGCCCGGGCCGACAACGCGCTCTACGAAGCCAAGCGGAACGGCCGGAATCAGGTGCAGGCCAGCGCCCCTCGTCTGACCCTCGTCGAGCGGGCGGCCAGCTAG